The Aythya fuligula isolate bAytFul2 chromosome 1, bAytFul2.pri, whole genome shotgun sequence nucleotide sequence TAAACGAAGATGTTGTAGAGCATCTCTCCCTAAAACTGTAGCTTTCGCCAACCGGTCCTGAATTTTccagcccctcctggctgccttaGCAAAGGCAGAAGGCAGGATCAGCATGTCAcattccccatttttttttgcctgtgacaTCTGTTAGAGATGTAAGGGCTTATGGTGTTGCTTTTCAGTGCTGATTGTGATGATGATACAGAAGCTCAGCTGTCAGGTAAAGGACTACATGAGGTCCAGGAGGTTTTGAGGACAGGAATAAGCAGCTTTAACAGGGCTGGGAGACATTAGGAGATGACAACCTCACTGTAGGGATGATTGGGATATAGAGAGGAATACTCACGCTATCTGGAGGGCGCGTGTGCCCAGGACTCTGGCCCGCTCATACTTGGTCATGTAGGGGGTGGTGATCCGCTTCTGGTTAGCCGCCTGCCGCTCTCCCGAGGGGAGGATCTCCACGTTCTCCTGTCCCTCCTGGGGAAACCAGCACAACGTTATGGCTCAGCTGCACCTCAGGCCCGAGCGGCGGGCGAGCCGGTGGGGGCACCCACCTCCTCCGCGTTCTCCAGGTCCTCCAGGCCCTCATCCTCCTCCACATCATCGAAATCATCCCCGTCGAAGCTgaggggcagagggaagggcaTGTGAGGCAACGCGCTTGGCTGCTGGCACCCAGTCCGGATCCTGATCCTGATCCTAATCTGGATCCTGATCCTGATTCTAATCTTGATCCCAGTCCTGATCCAGATCCTGATCCCAATCCCGATCCTGATCCCGACCCCGATCCTGATCTCGACCCTGATCTCAATCCCAATCTAGATCCTCATCCCAATCCTGACCCTGATCCCAATCCTGACCCCAATCCCGATCTCGATCCTGATCCCAGTCCCGATCTTAACCCCAATCCCAATCCTGATCCTGATCCCAATTCCGACCCCAATCCTGATCCCGATCCCAATCCCGACCCCGATCCTGATCCCGACCCCGATCCTAATCCCAATCCCGACCCCGACCCCGATCCTGGTCCCAACCCCGATCCTGATCCCAATCCCGACCCCGACACCAATGCCAATCCCGATCCCGACCCCAATCCCAATCCTGATCCCGACTCCGACCCCAACCCCGATCCCAATCCTGATCCTGATCCCACTCCCGACCTCGATCCTGATCCCGATCCTAATCCCAATCCCGATCGCTCCCCgtcccccagcccaccccctGCCCCGCTCTCTCTCACTTGTCCTCGTTGTCAGACATCTTGTCTCCTTCCTCCCCGGCCGCCCCTGTCGCTCCCCGTGACGCGCTGGCGGGCGCCCTGCGCCATGGCGCCGTTGCCGTGGCGACGCGCCGCCATTTTaccccctccttcttcacccCCCTCCTCCATGGTCGCCGCCGGCCATGGCGGGCTcggagggaggaggcagagcccgGTACAGCCCCAAAACCCGGGAGCTGCTGCGAGGTAACGGGGCCTGAGGCAGGGAAGGTTCCGAGGGGCGCATTTGGGCTGTGTGAGGCAGTGGAAGACCCgtgtctgtgtctgtctggTCCCTAGGgatccccccccttccctttctggGTGTTACAGGGACGTGGGGAGCCCGGTTTTTACACAAAACCGCTATTTTCCAGCCATGATGGAGGAGTCGAAGCTGACGAGCTTCCAGAGGCGATGCCTGATGGAGTGCCTGGAACGTGAGTGCCGTCCCCTCTCGCTGCTGTGGTGAACAGCTCATGTCCCCCATCCCAATGGAGGGGGTGCTCGCCTCAGGGCTGCTCGGATGGAGGCATCCCGCTGCTCCCCTCCACacggcagcactgctgctgatgGTTTGTGTAAGTACCAGCTGAGGTGTCCCCAAACGGCCACCAAAAGACGTGTACCCACAAGCAGCGTCTGTGGCACCGTGGATCTTTCTTGGCTGCGCTACGCCAGATCTTCAGCTGGTGGTTGTCTGGGGTCAGCCAGCCAGGCTCCTCTGTGTCTGACATCAATATTTTGGGTTTGTTCTGCAGGGGGAGATGCCCTGCCCCTCCAGTGCCACCCCACATCCAGCAAACAACCAGCGCCCGTGCCGCCTGCTTCCTCCCCACCGCTCTGTCAGCCGAGCAGGCTTTCGGCTAAACCTCATCTTCGGCCTGCCAAGCTCTGCCAGGCAGGAGATGCTTACACCCGAGAGAAATTCAAGCCACAAGCAAGGAGTAAGTCAGAAAATGTCACTAATCATGCCACCCAGcccctctctcttcccctttcGTCCACCCTCAGCCTGCAACCTCAGCAGCCATAGGAGGTGTTCTTAATTACTCTTCATCCTCGTACTTTCTGACTTCAGAGATGCTTAAAAAAGAGATCTCTGAGAGAACATTCACTGCAAATGCTCACTGACTTCTGCCCGCTAGCTAGGGGAATTATAAGTGATAGGACCTTGTACAATCCTTGTGTAAGAAGGGGTGCTATATAATTTTCTATCTTATAAACATGTATCAAACCTTTGATGTCAGTTTGGTTTTCTCTTCGCAATGAGCATGCGTGTGCAGTTCAGTCTGGGGATGCACTGTCATTAATGTCACACTTCTGGTGTCATTAGCAAAGCAGCAGGGTGGCCAGGCTCCTTGCTGAGGAGACAGGCTGCTAAGgatttattgtttttccttctcattcaCAGGAGATTTGGAAAGGGAGAAGCAAAGGCTCCAAAATATCTTAGCGACAGGGAAGGATGTGGTGGAACACCAGGTGAAGCAGGCGCTCGTTGAGACAAAGGAAGAGGAGATAGCTGAGATTGACCGCTTTGAAGAACGTATGTTGTCATGTAGTCTAGGAGGGGAAGCCTGGAAAACTGCTCCCCCCGAGGGTTGTGAGGCAGGCTGTGCGGCCCCGAATCTGAAGCCCTGGGTGAAAGAGAACACAAAGCCAGGTTCCCAGAGAAAGGGCTTGACAGCGTGCTGCTGTGAGCAAGCCTTCCTCGCAGAATTTGTTCTGCAGAGGCTTGCTGGCAGATGCAGGCTGTCTGGATTGCCCATGGAACACAAACTGCTGGCAGAGGAATACCGTGGTGATTCGcaggggcagcctgggcagaAAGCCCAGGTACTGTGGATCCTTTCTCCAGCCAGTGTGACTCAGCGTAGGCTGGGATGTTTACCAGCCTGACCGTGCTTTgggctgtgtttattttcactccAAGATCAGTAAAGCTACGCTAGCAAAGCTTAAAAGTAGGGCAGAATTTTAAGCAGTGGTGGACTTTGGCCTGCACAGTATGCTGGGATGGCAAAACCCTGCCTTATGCCTCCCTGTGCTTGGAACTCCTGTGTGTGTGAGCACTCCAGACAACCCTGTTTTAACTGGGACAGCACAGATTGACAACTGTTAAGCACAGAAGACTCTCACATTACAATGAAAACTCTTTTTCACAGTGGTTTTCTCTTTGTCAGTGGTGAATGAAGTTCGGGAGAGGCGGGAGTTCCTGGCAGAGATGGAAGCTCTAGGACAGGGCAAGAAGTATCAGAGAATTATCCTCACTGAAATCTCCCAGGTATGTGAGGGCCCTGGCAGCACTGGCCCTACAGGATGTTAAGTGTCAGAAACCCTAAAGCACTATAAGAGGGAGACCCTCTTATAGCCGAgcagggaagaagaggggaCAATTAATTCCCTTTTGTGGCACAAGAGGGGCATGAATTTGAGAAATTGGGGATAGGAggctttcagcctttctttctACATCTGCATGCACCTTAATCAGGGAAGCAGAACCTTTGCTCTTGGcgtttgtttaaaaaaaaaaaaaaagaaaagaaaaagaaaaaagctcttgGCATTCTCCTCGCTCAGCCCTTCCCCTTTGTCCTTCGCAGAAAATGCGCGAGATGGAGATCATTGACAAGAAGAGAAGCGAGGAAGTGAGAGAGACCATGACAAAAGACTTTCCTGCTGGGAACAAATCCGATTCCCGTGACTAGGCCAAGGGAAGATCGCAAATGCAGTTTGTTCCCACCTCTTCTCCCCCATCCCTGGCGTTAGAGTCTCAAGGGCTGGCCTGTGCCTGCCTCTCTCTCAGAGGTTCCCCCGAAgagggggcagcagcacctATTGCCTAAAGCCAGAAGGCAGGAACTATTTGTGTGTAGCAAGCTGTTGTAAAGTCCTACCCGTGCAGCGGATCCCTTCCTGCTCAACAATATTAAAGAgatgaaaacacagagcagcagctattaaaacatgacaaaaagcCTTTTGGTTACACAATGcctcagagcacagcactcCACGAAGCTACAAATGTCACTCCTTCTCCTCCATCTCCCCGGAGGTGGAGGTTTCTAGCAGAGGTATGATGCTGACGTGTCCCCACCCGCATCCACGACCCGCTCCGGCCCGCGCAGCTCCGGGAACGGCTGCGCTGGCAGAGGGCGAGGAGGAAGATGCAGCAGCCTGGCCTTGCGCAAGCACGAGCCTCCAACATTACTGCATCAGCAGACTTCTCCGGGGCAGCTAAAGCGGGCAGGCGCTCAGGAAGACGGATTCAGTGGCGGGGGAGAGGGGATTTCAGTGTGCTGCTCTTCGCAGCAGGCTCGCTGTGGTTTTTTGGTTCCTGAAACCGTGGTATGCTGAGCAGCCCTCAGTCCCCCACAAAGCCTGGAGATGGCCACTGAGTCACCGCCTCTGTCCTTCAGCAGGCTGAGGCACGACGCCCCTCTGTTCCTGCACAAAGCCCAGCGTAAGGAAATGTGGAGGTGGATTTTAAGGTCCCGTCAGCTGCTTCTTAGCAATGCTCATCAGCCAGGCAGCGTGCCCCGTCCCCAGGACAGCGTGAGCACGGAAAGGAATAAGAAACCTAAGCTGTGATCggtttttaaagccttttttcttttttatttctcttcaggtGAATGGAAGTCACGGAGTTAGTACAGTGTAACTTACAAACCAAGGTTCTGACCGGGCACGGGGCCAAGGGGGTGTCAGGCTGCTGCCATCCTGACGGCCTTTGGCAACGGCGACGCGACAGCAGGCTCAAAAGCCAATGCATTTCTCCCCGGAGAAGAGTTGTGCTTTGGGATCTCTCCCCTACCGCCgctcctgagcagcctgctgagGTGTGGCAGGAGCGGCACGGCCTTTGGGAGAAACTGGAGGGCTGTTTCCAGAACGCCCCCTGCCAGCCGTGTCGCAAGGCACTGCTTCGAGAGGGTTTGGGCTGAAGCCTGCTGTATTtctggaagggagctgggggctgacACGACTGATTTGCGAAGGGGAAGGCGTGACAAAACAGCTGACCGACCAAACACCCGTGGAACAAAACGATCGAAGGAGGCAATAAATAGCTCCTCGCCTtggaggagaaggcaggagaacaaaactggaaggaagaagggaCGGGTGGAAGGATACCGCccgccccttccctcccttgatgtacacacacacacatacaacaaataaaataagggTTTGAAGAGTTTCGGGGCGGGTTGGAATTCATGTAGTAAAGGAggcgtaaaaaaaaaaaaaaaaaacaaaaccaaccagcCAAACCCTCTTTACACACTTTTGAAGTATATACAGACGAAGCTGGGGAAAGGTCAGTTGCGACTCTGCCTCTCCCCCCAGCCGCTCAAGGGTGGCACTGGTGAGCAGGGGCTCGCCCCTTGCACTGAGTCAGTCTTGTGCTTTTCTGCCCTGGCCTGGGACAGGAAtgttcctccctccccccgagggcagcaggcagcggtGGTTAGCAGCAGTGGGGGTAAGATGTCCTGAGTAGGGCACGAGGGCTGCCTCTGAGCAGCTGTACGCGGTCCCCTGGGGTCCTCTCAGCCCCAAAATGCTCAAGGGGACAGCTGGAAATAAATAGAGCCCCggttatttatatatatatttttttggctCTAGAGCCTTGTGACgtgagattttgtttgttttttaaaatattttagttcagGCCAGTAAAAC carries:
- the POLR2F gene encoding DNA-directed RNA polymerases I, II, and III subunit RPABC2; translated protein: MSDNEDNFDGDDFDDVEEDEGLEDLENAEEEGQENVEILPSGERQAANQKRITTPYMTKYERARVLGTRALQIAMCAPVMVELEGETDPLLIAMKELKARKIPIIIRRYLPDGSYEDWGVDELIITD
- the C1H22orf23 gene encoding UPF0193 protein EVG1 isoform X1 — protein: MAGSEGGGRARYSPKTRELLRAMMEESKLTSFQRRCLMECLERGDALPLQCHPTSSKQPAPVPPASSPPLCQPSRLSAKPHLRPAKLCQAGDAYTREKFKPQARRDLEREKQRLQNILATGKDVVEHQVKQALVETKEEEIAEIDRFEELVNEVRERREFLAEMEALGQGKKYQRIILTEISQKMREMEIIDKKRSEEVRETMTKDFPAGNKSDSRD
- the C1H22orf23 gene encoding UPF0193 protein EVG1 isoform X2, whose product is MEASRCSPPHGSTAADGLWGDALPLQCHPTSSKQPAPVPPASSPPLCQPSRLSAKPHLRPAKLCQAGDAYTREKFKPQARRDLEREKQRLQNILATGKDVVEHQVKQALVETKEEEIAEIDRFEELVNEVRERREFLAEMEALGQGKKYQRIILTEISQKMREMEIIDKKRSEEVRETMTKDFPAGNKSDSRD